The genomic region TCACAAAGCCCCGGGACCGCACCATGACGCCTGATGCGCCATGCGATCGCCGCTTCACCGGGAGTGCGGGATCAATTGCGTGGCCCGGGCACCTAGTGGCGGGCCACCTTCAAGTCAATGTCGCGTCGCGGGTCAGCGGCGGCGATTGAACGCTGCGGCGTCCTTTACGAAGCAGTCGCCCGGCTCCCCGTTGCGAACCTGCGCGACTGCGCGCTGGACGTCCGCTTCGGTCCGGCAGTACGGCTGCCTGGCCGGCCGCAGGTCCTTGTCGGTGACGGGCGTCGCTCCCTGAAGCGGATCGCGAAGTATGAACCGGCTGTCGCCAATGCTGTCAGCTGGTGAGAGCATCAATGCCATGAGAAGAGAAATCATGGCCGTTCTCCTTTCATTTCAGGGAACTAACAATGCGCTTATCGGCGGCCCGTGGCAATGGTTTCTAGTCGCGTCGCCGCTCAGGGCCCATCAGCGCACGGATGACCCCACGGACTGCCTTCACCTCGCGCGACGACCAGCCGCTCTTGGTGAAGATCGTTCGGAGCGTGTTCCTGGTCGCCTCCGTCCGCGACGGCGGATGGAAATAGCCCTTTTCGACAAGCGCCTCGTCCAGCTGACCGATCAGGCCTTCAAGTTCACCGTGTGGAGCGACGGGCTCCAGCGGCTTGTCGGGTGGGACTGCGAGCTCGCTTCGCTTCGACCATTCGTAGGCCAGGAGGATGACCGCCTGGGCGAGGTTTAGCGACCCGAAGTCAGGGTTGATCGGCACGGTCACGATGGCTTTGGCGAGCGCGACGTCTTCCGTCTCCAGACCAGACCGCTCGGGTCCGAACAAGATGCAGGACGGTGCAGATGATGATGCGATCTCTTTCGCCATTGCCTCGGGCGAAAGCACCGGCATGACCAAGTCGCGGCGTCGAACGGTCGACGCATAGATTGCCGAGCAATCGGCGACCGCCTGCTTGACCGTGTCGAACACCCGAG from Sphingomonas anseongensis harbors:
- a CDS encoding RNA methyltransferase; its protein translation is MEASPKPAIVLVRPQLGQNIGKAARAMLNFGLTEMRIVAPRDGWPNPDAGPSASGADIVLERARVFDTVKQAVADCSAIYASTVRRRDLVMPVLSPEAMAKEIASSSAPSCILFGPERSGLETEDVALAKAIVTVPINPDFGSLNLAQAVILLAYEWSKRSELAVPPDKPLEPVAPHGELEGLIGQLDEALVEKGYFHPPSRTEATRNTLRTIFTKSGWSSREVKAVRGVIRALMGPERRRD